From a single Vibrio tubiashii genomic region:
- the thiP gene encoding thiamine/thiamine pyrophosphate ABC transporter permease ThiP, whose translation MRNTPKIGLWVAIFIATFVVSALGALLVNAPSLNISQVWSDPYYRHVTKFSFYQSFLSTLLSVGFAIPVAHALSRRRFRGKSLLLKLFATTLVLPVLVGVFGLLAIYGNSGLIADLFKSLDSKLPFSIYGLNGILLAHVFFNLPYATRLLLQALDSIPQEQHKLCAHLGMGHWDKFRWIEWPRLRQQLPHVSGLVFMLCFTSFATVMALGGGPKSTTIELAIYQAIKFDFDLQAGALLAIWQMMLCGVMALTIQRLAKPISVSSGSQTQIIYLSKDSFVSKCWDWGWIAFSMLLVLPPLLMVLLSGLNSHAVDVFIDERFWQALWASVKVATMASVIAVIAGIAILLTSRRLRLNYREKSADHIELIGTIILVTPGLVISTGLFLLLRSLTDVFSLALVVVVAVNALMGLPYVIKTLSQPMLHVEQQYQYVCASLGMKGWNRFKVVEWKALKKPMAHAFAISFMFAIGDLSAIALFGSQEFRTLPLYLFQLLGSYQMESAAVVSVTLLLLSVGCFTLIETLLNANSKVNHADLK comes from the coding sequence TTGCGTAATACCCCAAAAATTGGCTTATGGGTCGCGATATTCATCGCGACCTTTGTCGTTTCTGCCCTCGGTGCTTTACTGGTTAACGCGCCATCGTTAAACATCAGTCAGGTATGGAGTGATCCATACTATCGACATGTCACCAAATTCAGTTTCTATCAGTCTTTTCTCTCTACCTTGCTCAGTGTTGGTTTTGCCATCCCAGTCGCGCATGCGTTATCTCGCCGTCGATTTAGGGGGAAATCCCTGTTACTCAAACTGTTTGCTACAACACTGGTGTTGCCTGTCTTAGTCGGGGTGTTTGGTCTGCTTGCCATTTATGGCAATAGTGGTTTGATTGCTGATTTGTTCAAAAGTCTAGACAGCAAGTTGCCGTTCTCAATTTATGGGCTCAATGGCATTTTACTGGCGCATGTGTTTTTTAATCTTCCTTATGCGACCCGATTGCTGTTGCAGGCATTAGACTCTATTCCACAGGAGCAGCACAAACTGTGCGCCCATCTCGGCATGGGACACTGGGATAAATTTCGCTGGATTGAGTGGCCGCGTCTACGACAGCAATTACCTCATGTCAGTGGCTTGGTGTTCATGCTCTGCTTTACCAGTTTTGCTACCGTGATGGCACTCGGTGGTGGGCCTAAGTCAACCACGATTGAGCTAGCCATCTATCAAGCAATTAAGTTTGATTTCGATCTCCAAGCTGGTGCGTTATTGGCTATCTGGCAGATGATGCTGTGTGGTGTTATGGCGTTGACTATTCAGCGACTAGCGAAACCGATCTCAGTTTCCTCTGGCTCTCAGACACAGATTATTTACTTATCTAAAGACTCGTTTGTTTCTAAGTGTTGGGATTGGGGATGGATAGCCTTTTCTATGCTGTTGGTGCTACCACCGCTACTTATGGTACTGCTCAGTGGCCTTAATAGCCATGCGGTTGATGTTTTCATTGATGAACGCTTTTGGCAGGCGCTATGGGCGTCAGTGAAAGTGGCGACCATGGCAAGCGTGATTGCAGTGATTGCTGGCATTGCTATCTTGTTAACCAGCCGGAGATTGCGCCTTAACTATCGCGAGAAGAGTGCGGATCATATTGAGTTGATTGGCACCATTATTCTTGTCACACCCGGTCTCGTGATTTCCACCGGACTGTTTCTATTGCTGCGCTCATTGACGGATGTATTTAGCTTAGCGCTAGTGGTTGTCGTAGCCGTGAATGCGTTAATGGGTCTGCCATATGTGATTAAAACGCTCTCTCAGCCAATGCTGCATGTTGAGCAGCAGTATCAATATGTTTGTGCCAGTTTGGGCATGAAAGGTTGGAATCGTTTTAAAGTGGTTGAGTGGAAGGCACTGAAAAAACCGATGGCTCATGCCTTTGCGATCAGCTTTATGTTTGCAATTGGTGATCTAAGTGCGATTGCTTTGTTTGGTAGCCAAGAATTTCGCACTTTACCGCTTTACCTATTCCAACTGCTTGGTAGCTATCAAATGGAATCTGCTGCCGTAGTATCTGTAACTCTATTACTATTGAGCGTCGGCTGTTTTACGCTCATTGAAACCTTGTTAAACGCCAACTCGAAGGTGAATCATGCTGACCTTAAGTAA
- the thiB gene encoding thiamine ABC transporter substrate binding subunit, whose translation MSISTLALATLATFSATAAENSLTVYTYDSFAADWGPGPVVEKAFEAHCGCDVNFVALDDGVSILNRLRLEGDNSKADIILGLDNNLMAEAKKTGLLAEHSVDTSKVALPNGWADKTFVPYDFGYFAFVYNKEKLANPPKSLKELVESRDDLKVIYQDPRTSTPGQGLMLWMKSVYGDDVTQAWQNLAKKTVTVTKGWSEAYSMFLEGESDLVLSYTTSPAYHLIAESDNKYAAADFAEGHYTQVEVAAKVKASKNQKLADEFMNFILSDEFQSAMPTGNWMYPVTDVALPEGFESLTLPSKALTFSADEVAENRKSWIREWQSALTF comes from the coding sequence ATTTCAATTAGTACCCTAGCGTTAGCAACGCTGGCGACATTCTCAGCGACAGCCGCAGAAAACAGTTTAACCGTTTATACCTACGACTCTTTTGCCGCCGATTGGGGCCCAGGTCCTGTTGTAGAAAAAGCGTTTGAAGCGCATTGTGGTTGTGATGTTAATTTCGTCGCGCTAGACGATGGTGTCTCTATCCTTAACCGTCTGCGATTAGAAGGCGATAACAGCAAAGCGGATATCATTTTAGGCTTAGACAACAACCTGATGGCGGAAGCGAAAAAGACAGGTTTGTTGGCTGAACATAGCGTAGACACTAGCAAGGTTGCATTGCCAAATGGGTGGGCAGACAAAACGTTCGTTCCTTATGATTTCGGCTACTTTGCGTTTGTTTACAACAAAGAGAAGCTAGCTAACCCACCAAAAAGCTTGAAAGAGCTGGTGGAATCTCGCGATGATCTGAAAGTGATCTATCAAGATCCACGAACTTCAACGCCTGGGCAAGGTCTGATGCTGTGGATGAAGTCTGTTTACGGTGATGACGTGACTCAGGCTTGGCAAAATCTAGCCAAGAAAACCGTAACCGTCACTAAAGGTTGGTCTGAAGCGTATTCAATGTTCCTCGAAGGTGAGTCTGATCTAGTTCTCTCTTACACCACATCGCCTGCCTATCACTTGATTGCTGAGAGTGACAACAAGTATGCTGCCGCTGATTTTGCCGAAGGTCACTACACTCAAGTGGAAGTGGCTGCGAAGGTAAAAGCGTCTAAAAATCAAAAGCTAGCCGATGAGTTTATGAATTTTATTCTTAGTGATGAGTTCCAATCAGCGATGCCAACAGGTAACTGGATGTACCCAGTCACAGACGTTGCACTGCCTGAAGGTTTTGAAAGCCTGACTCTACCAAGCAAAGCACTGACCTTTAGCGCCGACGAAGTGGCCGAAAATCGTAAGTCTTGGATTCGCGAATGGCAAAGTGCGCTGACATTCTAA
- a CDS encoding flavin prenyltransferase UbiX — protein MTKQQKAITLAFTGASGAPYGLRLLECLLAADYQVYLLVSSAARVVLATEHDLKLPANPDSAKQTLVEHLNCDPDKLVVCGKDDWFSPVASGSAAPKQMIVCPCSAGSVAAIAHGMSDNLIERAADVVMKERGQLLLVVRETPFSTLHLENMHKLSQMGVTIMPAAPGFYHQPKSIEDLVDFMVARILDHLGIEQGLVPRWGYDPRHI, from the coding sequence ATGACCAAGCAACAAAAAGCCATCACCTTAGCCTTTACTGGGGCCTCCGGCGCTCCTTATGGTTTACGCCTGTTAGAGTGCCTACTGGCTGCTGATTATCAAGTTTATCTGCTTGTTTCGTCCGCGGCGAGAGTGGTGCTAGCAACTGAACATGACCTTAAACTGCCTGCCAATCCTGATTCGGCTAAGCAAACTTTGGTCGAGCACCTTAATTGTGACCCAGACAAGCTGGTTGTATGCGGCAAAGATGATTGGTTCTCTCCGGTGGCGTCTGGATCTGCAGCGCCGAAACAGATGATCGTCTGTCCATGCTCAGCAGGAAGCGTTGCAGCGATTGCGCACGGCATGTCGGATAACCTGATTGAACGTGCCGCAGACGTGGTGATGAAAGAGCGCGGCCAACTGCTGCTAGTGGTTCGTGAGACCCCATTTTCTACTCTGCATCTAGAGAACATGCACAAGTTGTCACAAATGGGCGTAACCATCATGCCTGCTGCGCCAGGTTTTTATCATCAACCCAAATCGATAGAGGATCTGGTTGATTTTATGGTCGCGCGTATTCTTGACCACTTAGGAATAGAGCAAGGATTGGTTCCTCGCTGGGGCTACGATCCCCGTCATATTTGA
- the mpl gene encoding UDP-N-acetylmuramate:L-alanyl-gamma-D-glutamyl-meso-diaminopimelate ligase produces the protein MHIHILGICGTFMGGAAVLARQLGHKVTGCDANVYPPMSTLLESQGIEIIEGFDPSQLDPAPDLVVIGNAMSRGNPCVEYVLNNNLRYTSGPQWLQEFLLHDRWVLAVSGTHGKTTTSSMLAWILEDCGYKPGFLVGGVLGNFGISARLGESMFFVVEADEYDSAFFDKRSKFVHYHPRTLVMNNLEFDHADIFDDLEAIKRQFHHLVRTVPGNGRIFAPKQDSALQDVLERGCWSETEFSGEQADWQAEKINIDGSQFKVLFQGEQVGIVSWNLVGDHNVDNALMAIAAARHVGVTPDLACESLAKFINTKRRLELKGEVNGITVYDDFAHHPTAIELTLGGLRNKVGDSKIIAVLEPRSATMKRGVHKDTLVASLQKADQVFLYQPDSIDWSVEEIAAQCAQPAQTSNNVDELVEQIVASASSGDQILVMSNGGFEGIHNKLLAKLAQ, from the coding sequence ATGCATATTCATATACTGGGGATCTGTGGCACTTTTATGGGTGGTGCAGCTGTATTAGCGCGTCAGCTGGGACATAAAGTCACAGGATGTGATGCCAATGTTTATCCGCCCATGAGTACTTTACTCGAATCTCAAGGTATTGAAATTATAGAAGGCTTTGACCCGTCACAACTCGACCCTGCGCCAGATTTGGTGGTGATTGGTAATGCGATGAGCCGCGGCAATCCATGTGTCGAATATGTACTGAATAATAACCTGCGTTACACCTCTGGCCCGCAGTGGTTACAAGAGTTCTTACTTCATGACCGTTGGGTATTAGCGGTGTCTGGTACTCATGGAAAAACCACCACTTCCAGTATGTTGGCGTGGATCTTAGAAGACTGTGGTTACAAACCGGGCTTCTTAGTCGGTGGTGTACTGGGTAATTTCGGTATCTCAGCCCGTCTTGGTGAAAGCATGTTTTTTGTCGTTGAAGCCGACGAATATGACAGTGCTTTTTTCGATAAGCGTTCTAAGTTTGTCCACTACCATCCTCGCACCTTAGTCATGAACAACCTAGAGTTCGATCATGCTGACATCTTTGACGATCTTGAAGCGATTAAACGTCAGTTTCATCATCTTGTTCGCACAGTTCCGGGTAATGGGCGCATTTTTGCACCAAAACAAGATAGCGCACTACAAGATGTACTTGAGCGCGGCTGTTGGAGCGAAACCGAGTTTAGTGGTGAGCAAGCTGACTGGCAGGCGGAGAAAATAAACATTGATGGTTCGCAGTTCAAAGTACTGTTCCAAGGCGAGCAAGTGGGTATTGTGAGTTGGAACCTCGTTGGTGATCACAATGTAGATAACGCTTTGATGGCGATAGCTGCAGCGCGTCATGTCGGAGTCACCCCAGATCTAGCTTGCGAATCGTTAGCTAAATTCATCAATACCAAACGTCGACTTGAGCTTAAGGGTGAGGTCAATGGCATCACGGTTTACGACGATTTTGCCCATCACCCGACCGCGATTGAACTGACGCTCGGTGGATTACGTAACAAGGTCGGCGATAGCAAAATTATCGCTGTACTCGAACCACGCAGCGCTACGATGAAGCGAGGTGTTCACAAGGATACTTTGGTCGCTTCGTTACAAAAAGCCGATCAGGTGTTTTTGTATCAACCTGATTCGATTGATTGGTCGGTGGAAGAGATCGCCGCTCAATGTGCCCAACCTGCTCAAACCTCCAATAATGTCGATGAGCTTGTGGAGCAAATTGTTGCTAGTGCTAGCTCAGGTGATCAGATTCTGGTCATGAGCAATGGCGGGTTCGAAGGTATTCACAATAAGCTTCTGGCAAAGCTAGCTCAATAG
- the fbp gene encoding class 1 fructose-bisphosphatase has product MSGMRTLGEFIVEKQADFPHASGDLSSLLSSIRLAAKIVNREINAAGLGDITGAVGTANVQGEDQQKLDVYANDKFKAALEARDQVCGVASEEEDEAVAFNKELNKNAKYVVLMDPLDGSSNIDVNVSVGTIFSIYRRVSPIGTPPTEEDFLQPGHKQVAAGYVIYGSSTMLVYTTGNGVNGFTYDPSLGTFCLSHENMMIPEDGSIYSINEGNYIRFPMGVKKYIKYCQESAPSDNRPYTSRYIGSLVADFHRNLLKGGIYLYPSTESHPNGKLRLLYECNPMAYIIEQAGGVASDGVQRIMDIKPTELHQRVPFFVGSKNMVKQVEEFLELNREEN; this is encoded by the coding sequence ATGTCTGGAATGCGCACCCTTGGCGAGTTCATTGTTGAAAAGCAAGCGGACTTCCCCCACGCTAGCGGTGATCTATCATCCCTACTCTCTTCAATTCGCCTTGCTGCAAAAATTGTTAACCGCGAAATTAACGCGGCCGGTCTAGGTGATATTACTGGTGCCGTAGGTACTGCAAACGTTCAAGGTGAAGATCAGCAAAAGCTCGATGTCTACGCGAACGACAAGTTTAAGGCCGCTCTTGAAGCCCGAGATCAAGTATGTGGTGTTGCCAGTGAAGAAGAAGACGAGGCGGTAGCGTTTAATAAAGAACTCAACAAAAACGCAAAATACGTGGTGTTAATGGATCCATTGGATGGCTCTTCTAACATCGACGTTAACGTTTCTGTGGGTACTATTTTCTCCATCTATCGCCGTGTATCACCAATCGGTACGCCACCAACAGAAGAAGATTTTCTTCAGCCTGGTCACAAGCAAGTTGCCGCTGGCTATGTCATTTACGGCTCTTCAACCATGTTGGTTTATACAACTGGTAATGGTGTTAACGGCTTCACTTACGATCCTTCATTAGGCACCTTCTGCCTATCACATGAAAATATGATGATTCCAGAAGATGGTAGTATCTACTCAATCAACGAAGGTAACTACATTCGCTTCCCTATGGGTGTGAAGAAGTACATTAAGTACTGTCAGGAAAGTGCACCAAGTGACAATCGTCCATACACTTCACGTTACATTGGTTCTTTGGTGGCTGACTTTCACCGCAACCTGCTGAAAGGTGGTATCTACCTCTACCCAAGCACAGAAAGCCATCCAAACGGTAAGCTGCGTCTGCTATACGAATGTAACCCTATGGCTTACATCATCGAACAAGCAGGTGGTGTCGCATCTGATGGTGTTCAGCGTATTATGGATATCAAACCAACAGAATTACACCAACGTGTGCCGTTCTTTGTTGGTTCGAAAAACATGGTTAAACAAGTCGAAGAGTTTTTAGAGCTGAATCGCGAAGAAAACTAA
- a CDS encoding DUF2799 domain-containing protein gives MKLQFVLVALMLAGCATQPPPLSNIEGDWSDYGKQRAEQGFLKQSEAKLAELDQGGVFSPELYLAYSDGYEQGRVEYCNQSAYMLGVKGKPYLGICQRIDPFFQQDYMSGRHSTAGSAF, from the coding sequence ATGAAATTACAATTTGTTCTAGTGGCATTAATGTTAGCTGGATGTGCCACGCAACCACCTCCATTAAGCAATATCGAAGGTGACTGGTCAGATTATGGTAAGCAACGTGCCGAGCAAGGCTTTTTGAAACAGTCAGAAGCGAAACTCGCCGAGCTAGATCAAGGTGGCGTCTTCAGCCCAGAGCTGTATCTCGCATACTCTGATGGCTATGAGCAAGGCAGAGTCGAGTACTGCAACCAAAGTGCTTATATGCTAGGGGTTAAAGGTAAGCCTTACTTAGGGATCTGCCAACGCATCGATCCTTTCTTCCAGCAAGATTATATGTCAGGGCGTCATTCAACCGCAGGTTCAGCCTTTTAA
- a CDS encoding gamma-glutamylcyclotransferase family protein, translating into MQQLVFVYGTLRQGQSNHHLLAHSEWLGKHATPPIYSLYDLGAYPAVVDGHSVIYGEVYRVDEQTLRQLDRLEDVPITYRREQIDTPFGLAWMYIYQQAHQLESLISSGDWCQKV; encoded by the coding sequence ATGCAGCAGTTAGTATTTGTATATGGCACATTGCGTCAGGGGCAAAGTAATCATCATTTGTTGGCGCATTCAGAATGGTTAGGCAAGCATGCGACGCCTCCCATTTACAGCCTTTATGATCTTGGCGCGTATCCAGCCGTAGTAGATGGGCATAGCGTGATTTATGGTGAAGTCTATCGGGTCGATGAACAGACGTTGCGCCAGTTAGATCGACTGGAAGATGTGCCGATAACCTATCGCCGTGAGCAAATCGACACACCTTTTGGCTTAGCTTGGATGTACATTTATCAGCAAGCCCACCAACTAGAGTCGTTAATTTCCTCCGGTGATTGGTGTCAAAAAGTGTAA
- the tamB gene encoding autotransporter assembly complex protein TamB, with translation MTRVVIKWSKWLSLTLLVLLLSVLVALGGLLFTNPGLNLVLWGAEKFVPQLKVGSSQGAIFPRFTLSNVVFKDDNLHVDTQARSLTLAVNATCFTEPGVCIDELAIDGLSFAMPELPPSSSPAQEQDEASSSAKVTSPIPIKLSRLALSDIQLDILGNQITWDSLTSGASFQGNRLRLNTTELKTPVVKLAASPAENEQAAAPENQASTPTEIVLPNIVLPLQIDLVRLDVHDFKLEQATPVIVNHLGLAAKAKDSRVVVKTLELDMPQVTAQLKTDIDLQGDYPIDLQLDATIKEEMAAGQTLSLKAGGSVAKLQLSAQLSGLAKAFLTGELQPLKPELPFDLSLIQGDLQWPLKGKGDYFASIDKLRVQGSLKGYNLNLDTALKGSQLPDLSLSLQGKGDLSHIQLSQVDIATLGGTISGDVMADWQAPINWAANLTLAHIQPGLQWPEAEGDISGQVSTSGSLTEQGGWQVDVPKLDIDGVLREYPLNIAGSVSAADVAGNNELSVKTPQLVLSHGPNSIKASGELDKQWRMDLELNLPDLIKSIPDLKGRVVGDVALRGDLKAPDVGLNLVAKGVDWQQQAQIAKLSVKGNITPLPTPSGQLALKVNQAKYQDKVIDDVSLNFTGSQQKHQLNLDVNSNIVSTSLALTGSLTDKPELVWQGNLERMRLSSQQGEWRLNQPTALGFEMATEQVSVAAHCWLQADSSLCLEKDIKVGQSGEAALALSQFDFEQVKTFIPQATQLQGQADANVWAKWGDSQPPQVKAKIELAKGEVVQKLEQPLELGWESATLTAQLADNKLSAEWLLDVTDNGDVSGNATIPDVLSDDKQIDGRLKLTTFNLDFLAPLVGEFSKLKSNITTDLAISGPAMQPKVNGQFVVDDILLKGEISPVEVDSGRLTINFAGYDATLAASIHTPDGKLELAGDADWQDLNDWSTNVRVFAEELLVNVPPMVKIKVQPDMTISASPKLARIDGTIALPWGRVVVEELPPSAISVSKDQVILNDQLQPVDKKNQVPFTVQSNINIKIGDDFKLSAFGLEGELVGNLNVAQRDKGPFVTGEVNIVDGSYRSFGQDLLIKEGKVLMNGPVDQPYLQITAIRNPDNTKDDVTAGVKVTGPVSEPTVTIFSEPAMAQANALSYLLRGQDIDGETGGNAMTTTLIGLSLAKSGRVVGEIGEAFGVQDLQVDTAGSGNDSQVTVSGYILPGLKVKYGVGIFESVGEFTVRYRLMQDLYVEALSGATNAVDLLYQFEFN, from the coding sequence ATGACCCGTGTTGTGATTAAGTGGTCAAAATGGCTTTCACTCACTTTACTCGTTTTACTCCTCAGCGTTTTGGTGGCGCTGGGCGGATTACTGTTTACCAATCCGGGCTTGAACCTTGTTTTGTGGGGGGCGGAGAAGTTTGTTCCTCAGCTTAAAGTTGGATCGAGTCAAGGGGCGATTTTTCCTCGATTTACCCTTAGCAATGTTGTTTTTAAAGATGACAACTTGCACGTCGATACCCAGGCAAGGTCACTAACGCTTGCCGTCAATGCGACATGCTTTACCGAGCCGGGTGTTTGTATTGATGAACTTGCGATTGATGGTTTGTCATTCGCTATGCCAGAGTTACCGCCAAGTTCGTCGCCGGCTCAAGAGCAAGATGAGGCGTCATCGTCAGCTAAAGTTACCTCTCCAATTCCTATCAAGTTAAGTCGATTGGCGCTAAGCGATATTCAGCTGGATATTTTAGGTAATCAGATAACGTGGGACTCATTGACCTCTGGGGCGTCATTTCAAGGTAATCGCCTGCGTCTCAATACCACCGAACTTAAAACGCCAGTGGTTAAGTTAGCGGCAAGTCCGGCTGAAAATGAGCAAGCTGCTGCGCCAGAGAATCAAGCGTCAACGCCAACAGAAATTGTCCTACCCAATATCGTTTTGCCGCTGCAAATTGATCTTGTACGCCTTGATGTTCACGACTTTAAGCTAGAGCAAGCGACGCCTGTTATCGTCAACCATTTAGGATTAGCGGCCAAGGCTAAAGATTCTAGAGTGGTGGTCAAAACGCTTGAACTAGATATGCCGCAGGTGACTGCGCAGTTAAAAACAGACATTGACCTGCAAGGTGATTATCCAATCGACTTGCAGCTAGATGCGACAATCAAAGAAGAGATGGCTGCAGGACAAACGCTCTCCCTAAAAGCAGGTGGCAGTGTGGCCAAGTTGCAGCTCTCGGCTCAATTATCAGGGTTAGCCAAAGCGTTCCTGACTGGCGAACTGCAACCACTCAAACCTGAATTGCCTTTTGACTTGAGCTTAATTCAAGGTGATCTCCAGTGGCCATTGAAAGGTAAGGGCGATTACTTTGCCTCGATAGATAAGCTTCGAGTTCAAGGTTCTCTTAAGGGCTATAACCTCAATCTAGATACCGCTCTTAAAGGGTCACAACTTCCTGATTTGTCTCTCTCGTTGCAGGGTAAAGGCGATCTCTCCCATATCCAGTTGAGTCAAGTGGACATTGCCACACTAGGAGGAACGATCTCCGGTGATGTGATGGCGGATTGGCAAGCGCCGATTAACTGGGCGGCAAACTTGACACTGGCTCACATTCAGCCCGGCTTACAGTGGCCTGAAGCTGAAGGCGATATCAGTGGGCAAGTGTCAACCTCCGGCAGTTTGACAGAGCAGGGTGGCTGGCAAGTCGATGTCCCGAAACTCGATATTGATGGTGTTCTGCGAGAGTACCCACTGAATATAGCGGGTAGCGTTAGCGCTGCTGATGTGGCTGGCAACAATGAGCTTAGTGTTAAAACGCCGCAGTTAGTGCTTTCTCATGGCCCCAACAGTATTAAAGCTAGCGGGGAGCTAGATAAACAGTGGCGGATGGATCTTGAACTCAATTTGCCTGACTTAATCAAATCGATCCCTGACTTAAAAGGACGTGTTGTTGGTGACGTAGCCCTGCGCGGAGATTTGAAAGCGCCAGATGTGGGTCTAAACCTTGTCGCTAAAGGGGTTGATTGGCAACAGCAAGCGCAGATTGCCAAGCTCAGTGTAAAAGGGAATATCACGCCACTGCCAACGCCAAGTGGTCAATTAGCACTTAAGGTTAATCAGGCTAAGTATCAAGACAAGGTGATCGATGATGTGAGCTTGAACTTTACTGGCTCTCAGCAAAAGCACCAACTTAATCTCGATGTGAATTCGAATATCGTGTCGACGAGTTTGGCTCTAACAGGCTCACTGACGGATAAGCCTGAACTCGTTTGGCAAGGTAATCTTGAGCGAATGCGACTCTCTTCGCAGCAAGGTGAATGGCGACTGAATCAGCCAACCGCATTAGGTTTTGAAATGGCAACTGAGCAGGTTTCTGTTGCTGCCCATTGTTGGCTGCAAGCCGACTCTTCACTCTGTTTAGAGAAAGACATCAAGGTAGGACAAAGTGGTGAAGCTGCGCTCGCGTTAAGTCAGTTTGATTTTGAGCAGGTCAAAACCTTTATTCCTCAGGCAACGCAACTCCAAGGGCAAGCAGACGCCAATGTATGGGCCAAGTGGGGTGACAGCCAGCCACCTCAAGTTAAGGCTAAGATTGAATTAGCCAAAGGTGAAGTGGTTCAAAAGCTCGAACAACCGCTAGAGTTGGGCTGGGAGAGCGCGACACTGACGGCGCAACTTGCAGACAATAAGCTGAGTGCAGAGTGGTTACTTGATGTCACCGATAATGGTGATGTTTCTGGTAATGCCACTATTCCGGATGTGCTCAGTGACGACAAGCAAATCGATGGTCGTTTGAAGCTCACAACGTTCAATTTAGACTTCTTAGCACCACTTGTCGGGGAGTTCAGCAAGCTCAAATCGAACATTACCACCGATCTCGCAATTAGTGGCCCGGCGATGCAGCCTAAAGTAAATGGCCAGTTTGTTGTCGATGATATTTTGCTTAAAGGTGAAATATCTCCGGTAGAAGTGGACTCAGGGCGTTTGACCATTAACTTTGCTGGTTATGATGCGACCTTAGCGGCCTCTATTCACACTCCAGATGGAAAACTAGAGCTAGCGGGCGACGCTGATTGGCAGGATTTGAATGATTGGAGTACCAATGTACGCGTTTTTGCCGAGGAGTTGCTAGTCAATGTGCCGCCTATGGTGAAAATCAAAGTACAACCGGATATGACCATCTCTGCTTCACCTAAATTGGCGCGTATCGATGGCACTATTGCTTTGCCATGGGGGCGTGTCGTGGTCGAAGAGTTGCCGCCAAGTGCGATTAGCGTCTCCAAAGATCAGGTCATTCTTAACGATCAACTGCAACCTGTTGATAAGAAGAACCAAGTGCCTTTCACGGTGCAATCCAATATCAATATTAAGATTGGTGATGATTTTAAGCTCTCTGCGTTTGGTCTAGAGGGGGAGTTAGTTGGTAATCTCAATGTAGCCCAGAGAGACAAGGGACCTTTTGTTACTGGTGAGGTCAATATCGTTGATGGTTCATACCGCTCGTTTGGCCAAGACCTGCTAATTAAAGAAGGTAAGGTGCTAATGAATGGTCCGGTGGATCAGCCGTACCTGCAAATTACCGCTATTCGCAACCCAGATAACACCAAAGATGATGTGACGGCTGGGGTAAAAGTGACCGGGCCTGTCAGTGAGCCAACAGTGACCATTTTCTCTGAGCCAGCGATGGCGCAGGCGAACGCTTTATCTTATTTGTTACGTGGCCAAGATATTGATGGCGAAACGGGCGGCAATGCCATGACAACAACCTTGATCGGTTTAAGTCTGGCGAAAAGTGGTCGTGTTGTTGGGGAAATTGGCGAGGCCTTTGGGGTGCAAGATCTTCAGGTTGATACCGCAGGCTCTGGTAATGATTCTCAAGTGACAGTAAGCGGTTATATTTTACCCGGCTTAAAAGTTAAGTATGGCGTTGGTATTTTTGAGTCTGTTGGTGAGTTCACCGTACGTTATCGTTTGATGCAAGATCTCTATGTTGAGGCACTGTCTGGTGCGACCAACGCCGTCGATCTTCTGTATCAATTTGAATTTAATTAG